The DNA window cagaaatctaaaaaaaaataagaaatagatTCAGGGTGGGGATCGGAATGGAGATGTATCTCCGTTTCCGATCAATCGATATCTCTACCCTTTAACGATACAtagtatatataattaaatacatatgctatttaataatgaaaaaaaattacttaTAATTGTGATTTGATGGATTTGATGGAGTATATGATAAAGAATTCTAACCAATAAGGTCATAATGTCATAATTTTAATTTGAAGTTAAATCAATGCCATCTATAGAAAATAATATATCCAACtcaaaaggatgaaaattttaatttgaagTTAATCAATGCCATCTATAGAAAATAATATATCCAACTCAAAAGGATGAGACTTTATGCTcccaatttgtaaaaaaaaataataataattaaaaaaaaatcaaacgagTGTCATTGAGACACTTTTAAAGTTATTAAAgtggtaaattttttttaaaatgtgtatattcaatgttttaaaaattaaaatattaattttataaaatgtatttttttatttaatatttttaaaaagtacTCGGAAGACACTTTAGCATATCCAAAAAGAAAATAGATGCTCCCTGTTAATCTAACCCCTAGAAGACTTTGAAAGCTAATGTTATATCTATACAAAACATGCAGATATTGAAGGGTTATTACATCAAAAAAGTTTATTCTTATTTTGGTTGCATTAGTTATTCAGAATTTCTAGTTAATTAGAAAAAATCTCTTATCATCCAAATCAATATTTGTGAGTACTACTTGTGCTTCTTTAATTTGactattcatttttttaatcacCTATAACATAATTTAACCACAATTTTAACCATCCCATTTAAACTCTAACATTAAACTATCCAATCAGATACTAGTGTGAATGCTATTGGAGACTGAGAATATCCATGGTTGGTATATAGAATTCCTTGTGTCAATTTCCAACTTAATGCTATGGGGCTAAAACAGCATCTCTACCATCAACTTCAGAGCTGACAAAGTCCTGACAGAGAAAACCAATAGATATATAAATGTTATACTCATGAACAAAAAAAATGTTCAAAGCAAAAATTCTAAAGTGAATCACTTTGATAGGTGGTGGTGCACACACCATTATCCTGTCAAGAAActgataaatataatatttatttctatAAAACCTACAAATATCTCCATCTTTAATTACAATTTGCCAACTTTATGTtctataaaaacaaattaaaataaacactGTATATATAGTGTATAAAGAGGCAGAGAATAAAATATTTACACATGGCTATCTTGAACAACAAAAATCTACTGAGAAATGTGGCTTCTATTTTCGGTTTTACCATCTTGATATTCTTTAAGCATAAACCTTAAAACACAAGTTTTATCCAACTCTAGATGTTGTGTTCCGGAGAATGTGCTAAGTTCTCTATAATATGAAAATTCAACCTTTTTCAATTTCATCAGCTTCTATATTGTTCACTTTCAAGTTTCAACTTCTTCAATTGGGTTAGGTTTTTAGGCTTCTACTTGAGAGGCTTCATACCCTGTTCGCATTCCAAAAAGCAGATTTCAAGTTACTGTTTGTTAGATAACAGAAATACATGTCTTTCTCATGAAGATAAGAACAAAATGTGACAGAAAACCATTTATTGTATCTAATTCAAATGTACCACAACTACAAACAATAGAATAAGGAAAAGCATATTTCACaagatttttttaattctttttggtTGAGAAACAAAACATGGATTGCCTTGcatttccaaattcaacaacaTTTTTCAGCATTCCTTAGGTACAAGGTTCCAGAAGGAAACAAAACAACTAGAATGCATCGAATATGAAAATTATGATCTTCCATGGAACCCGGATCTTCTTTCTTTACAATGGtatggaaaacagaaagttgtaATGAAATCAGTAGCAATAGTGGTTGAAAACAGTTTCTTTACAACCATTAAACACACGAGAAGTCCTTTACAATAAGGTTAATTACGAGTTACTTGAGCATGCAATAACTATAACAAATATGAGTGGTTTCCTATAATGAACTCTATCCAACGCAAGAACATTTTACAGACCAGAATAGATAAGTTCACAAAATCCTAATATAGGTTAAGAACTCAACACACAAAGATGAGCATAACAAATTCAAATCTGGCGGACAAATTGACAAATCAGGAGGTCCAAATTACACAACACTGAAGAACTATGGGACAAGGAGGTTCCCCTTGTTGGAGCTGTTTTCAGCTCAGTAGAGCTAAGTGTCGGTTCATCAAAGTTGAGAGGGTTCATTTACGTTGTTTGCCAAGTGTTTAATTGCAAACATGCAACAATAGCTTAGTCCATAGCTTAGTTTGTGTTTCCTAGTTCACGGCTTTGTTTATGCTAAGAGCTACAGGGTTGAAACTCAGTACAACATCATTTAACCACCTTTGCAGATTGGTTCATGTTAGGGCGTAAGATGCATCTATGGAGTCGAGTGCTACTACTGTGAGGATAATGTTTTTTGAGCATTATAGAGCCATATCATTCAGCTGTTGCATTTTGGGTTTTTTGAGAAAACGATGAATTGTTGCCATTTTAAGCATATGTGGAGGAAAACAACCATTATATTATAGACTCGTCCAATTTTCttaagattttatttaaatatgcaAGTCTATACGAAATTACAAACCTAAGAAACTTTACTCTAGTTACTACAAGATTTTGTAAATTTAACTCAATTTTGATGCCTAGAGTTGTAAACCTGCATGATTTTAGAGTTACCAAAACAAATTGACAATCATTGGTTTAGCATCAAGTATGTCAAAGAGATCAAAACCCCACTATAGATTTTTATCAGTAATCACTTATTGTACATCCGTTTGTTCTTGATGTTTAATGCAAAATTTATtactaatttatattaaatttcatCTAATCCTCTATTTTGCTTATTTGTTATTTTTGCATATTTCTTCTAATCAcattattaaaaaatcattttagtatgtaatatatattagttttagTGTTATTATAACTCAATAAGTTAAAACCTGTAAAATTCTTAAATTTTTAAGTTATTAACTAGTTTATTATACATGAAGCGGTGAGATAGGATTAGGTCTATTGATTACCTTCGATGCCCGCAGATCATTTACTTCCTTTCTAAGTGAATCATCAGAAAGGATTAACCGAGACACTGCTCCAGTAGATAACCTGCAAtataattcaaaatcaaaattttaggCAAATACATTCAATAGCAAGTAAAAACAACTATTCATTTGGATGTTGGTATCAGGTAAAAGATACATTTTCATCCCATTAGTGGCCCCCTAAAATCATAAATTACAGATCCTGAATGCCATAGTAACGAATGAGCCTTCACATGATCAACCATacccaaataaataaataataataaaaaactgaaACAGACGAAGAGTTAATATTATTAATACTTCTTAAAGCATATATCAAATACCCGAGATATTTTGCAGCATCTGAGACAGATCCCTCAACCGCAAAAATGAGGTCCAGAAGAGCTTGCATTCCCTGTTGAAGGACCATAAGCATATATAATTAAGTTGCAATTAGGTATAGAATTCTAAGTAATAGATTATTATGAGGATaaagaagaaataaataaaaaaataaaaaaagggatAGAGACAATTAAGCATACCATTGCAAATTTAGGGTTATTGGGTCCAATTTGTGAACCAATCTCTGACCCTCTGATTAATGACTTGGGAGGAAGTATCTGAAGAAGCTCTCGAGGTGGTGCATAAGCCTCAAGATCCACCGTTTTCCTAACTAGCTCATGAAAATAACAACCTCTATCAGACAAAGCATTGTTTACTATAAGTAAATGAACTACTTATCTCAATGTAGTATGGACCTATGTAGCAATGACACTTCACATTGAAGACGTGTCTAGTGTTCGACACATGTAAGTGTCGTGTTTGGTGTTTGTGTTAGTGCTTCATGACTAAACACATACAGCGGTTTTGAAACCGCAAACCAGAACAACATGCTCAAGCAGTCAGACTGTGAAGTGTGAATCATCCATATACCCAGTCTAGTTATCTTGCTATAGTATTCAGTTCAACCGCCAATTTAGGTTGTTTAAGCCAATTGAACCACTAAATGTACCTATAGCGATATCAGTCTCCCCTTCGGTATTCCAGTACACAATTTAATACATGATTCAGGACCCCAAAAATGGGGGAGATTAACCCCTTCATCGCATATCTCAGTTTTTGGCTTGATACTGGACTGATCAGTAAATAAATTTAGTTCAAACTAGGAAAAAACCCATGCACAAACCCATTGCAAACAAGGCCAATAGAGATTGACACATGGTAATAACAATAGTTAATCGATAACTGGCTAGTGTACTCAACTTGGGTGCACCAGTTTTATGCATCAATAATTGGTGAATATCAAGCACTAACTATGGTTTATCATCTGCAATTGTTAACACTAAGTCACTAACTACGGTTTATTAAacaagttttatttttaattgtttatttactttttatttatttattagtgaTCTGGTTCAAGTTCAACCATTTGAATCATAATCTAAAGGTCTCCCTCGTTTAATCTTGGGTCCGATTTTTGAAAGAGTTGTCTTTTGCCCCAAAAACTTAACACTAAATTTCAACAATATATTAGATGCTAAACAAGGTTCAATTATGTGATTAATTATACTCTGTAGCAGGTTTATGAATATTACAAGGTTTTTCACCTCATTAACCATCAACCATCAACTGAGCACAACTAACTAAAACTACTAGAGCataaattggatgaataataaaTATAGCTGTAGATATGAATACTTGAACATTGTGCTTGATCGTGTTTAGATTATAGTTAATGAGCTGCGACACTTAGTTATATTCATTAACCATACAAAAACCATGTTTCTATCCAAATTGTTAATCtagagatctttcttaataacttctcttataattTTTCTATGTCTTCCTCTACCTCTAGTTTTTTGACTCCTCTTATCTGATCTAGTGTCCTTATCACATAACTTCTCTCTACACGCtcaaaccacctaagtctatttttCACCATCTTTTCTACTATAGGTATTACCCCAACATTTTCTCTAATATTATCATTTCTAACCGTATCATGTATAGTTTTGCCACACATCTAATGCAACATCAATCTCTGCTACATTGACCATTACACTTTGTTATATTCATTAAACTGTGTAAACCATCTAATTTGTCATTGAATTAGATGTCAATATAttctctcttttttcaaaaaaagatgaCAACAAACCCAAATTGTAAATTGCAATGTGGCAATTGAAAAGAAACAAGAGCAAATGGAAAAAACagataagaaaaagaagaagaaacctTTGAGAGCTATAAGAGAGCGAAGGCGTTTAAGAGCAGAAGCACGGTTCATGTGCTGAGAGCGATCTTCAGAAGCCTAAAAACATTACAAATTAGAATTAACAAACCcttaaaaatatgaaattttgaaaattgaaaaaaaggTGAAAAGGGAATATAGAACCTGAGCGATGATACCAGtgggcaaatgtttgagacgaacAGCAGATTCGCGTTTGTTACGGTGTTGACCACCGGGACCAGAGCTTTTGAATGTCCCCATTTCGCATTGTCGCATTAGGTCATCGTCTGTTAGGTCTAGGTAACCGCCGTAATTGGGGGCGGCAGCGGTGGTGTTTGTGGCTGTGGTTGTTGTGGAGCGAAGTGAGATTGGGTGAATGTTGAGGTTGAGAAAGGAAGAGGATTGTTTGGGTGAGTTGAAAATTggatgatggtgatgattatgAAGAAAGTGGTGGTGTGGAGTTTTTGATGTGAATTGTTTAGTGAGAGTGAGAATGAAGGTGGGTTTGAGGAGGAATTTGTGTGCCATTGAATTGTTTGGACAATCTTCGTTCTAAATTCACAACTATCTTGTGTAAGATGATTAGGGGTGTTATAGGATCTACGCGAGAACTGGACCGGTAGACCTGGACCAAATAGACCGACCGAAATAAACATTAGACTGGTATTGGATAAAAAATTTATCCGTTGCCCAAAGCAAGAATCGGACCATTTATCCAATGAGTACCCGGTAGCTTCTCCTATTTAAAGttattttcattcattttgtcaatttttttctctcactCCCTTTCGGTCATTCTCTACACTCTCtcgtctctctccctctctcccaATTCCTCATCAATCTGTCTCCTTTCCTAACCCTATCTGATTTTACGTTGTTGATTGTTGTTACTTAGTGTTTCTTTGTTAGAAACTTTGATTCCTAGGTTGAATCGTTGAACTTGAAGTCATTCCTGTAATGTATTCTAAAATTTCTtcctttttatttcttatttctgtatttgtatgtatatttatttTGCTTGCATGTTTCTATCTTACTGAGATTATATGTTTGCTTGCATGTTTGATATACaaatcaatgtttcaattttgaCCTAAATGGAAGAGTTCAGTGAGTTTGACCTAGATTTTGCCCTAATTTTTGTTGTGATAACAATAATTCTCTTGTTGCGATTTAAGATTGTTCTGTGTTGCTAAGGGTTTTGATTTTGACCTAGGTTTCTGAGTAATTGATTTTGAacattattttgatttgattcaatTATTCTTATCGAAGAGACTATATACTTGAACGtgattttgatttgattcttaatAAATACTTTGGATTATTTTATGTTGCTGAGGTTGTCTTTGACCTGTTATTAATTTTGTTGCTGAGATTGTTGTATTgtttgattgatattttattttatgccatGTCTTTTCAAGATTCTTCACTGACTCCTCCTCAAACCATGGCTGATCTTATTGATGTTAATATGTTGCTTGATTTGGATGGGGAAGAGGAGACCATGGATGGAGGAAATATAGAGGTTGGAGAGATGATTGACATGATGGAACATCCAGTTCCTATTCCAACTGACAACACTACCAATACTTAAAACACAAATACTACTCAAAATACAACAACTAATGGGGCAACCCCTCCCGTTGACCCAGAACAAATTTTTCAGAGTCATTTAAATTATGTTGGTAAGGCCCCTCGTCCCAAGAAACCTGTTGTTCATACTGAAATGGTTCTTGTTGAAATGTCAGATGGTGCCAAGAAGTGGAAATGCAAATGGTGTGGCAAGTTGTACACCTATGATGCGAGATGGAAAAGCACTTCTAATGGTAAGAAGCACTTAGAGGCTTGTATCCAAAGAAAGTTGAGGTTGAAAGGTAATACTGATAAAGACATGGTACAATATAGGTTAAATATAGATGGTAATAGTGATGATAGTACACCTAGTATTGCAACTTGGACTTATAATCATGCTAGGGTTAGAGAAGTTGTTGCACATATGACTTTAGGTCATGAATTTCCTTTTTATGTTATGGATGGTGTTATCTTTAATGAGTTTCTTAGAGAAATTTATCCTTGGTATAAAAAGATCACTAGGCAACAAGTGAAATTTGACTGTGAGACATTCTATGAGGCTGACAGAGCTAAGATGAAAAAACCTATGTCTTTGATTAATAGAATTAGTCTTACAACTGACCTTTGGTGGTCTGGTGAGCAGAAAATTGGATACATGACTGTGACTggtcattttattgattcaaaatGGCTGCTTCACAAAAGAGTTTTGTCTTTTAAGAATGTGCCACCACCACATTCTAGGGAGGTTCTTTGTAGGGAGTTGATTAATGTGATGGATGATTGGGGTATAAGGGATAAGGTTGTATCAATTTCTGTTAGGTTGAAGAGAGATTATTCTGGTAGGAGAAATCTACCAGTGAATGGAAAGTTGTTTCATGTGAGATGTTGTGCACACATCTTGAATTTGCTGGTTCAAGATGGTCTTGATATGATTAAGGAGGCTGTTGATAAAATAAGAAATGGTGTCAAATACTTGTTAAATTCT is part of the Vicia villosa cultivar HV-30 ecotype Madison, WI linkage group LG2, Vvil1.0, whole genome shotgun sequence genome and encodes:
- the LOC131653246 gene encoding uncharacterized protein LOC131653246, translating into MAHKFLLKPTFILTLTKQFTSKTPHHHFLHNHHHHPIFNSPKQSSSFLNLNIHPISLRSTTTTATNTTAAAPNYGGYLDLTDDDLMRQCEMGTFKSSGPGGQHRNKRESAVRLKHLPTGIIAQASEDRSQHMNRASALKRLRSLIALKVRKTVDLEAYAPPRELLQILPPKSLIRGSEIGSQIGPNNPKFAMGMQALLDLIFAVEGSVSDAAKYLGLSTGAVSRLILSDDSLRKEVNDLRASKGMKPLK
- the LOC131650863 gene encoding zinc finger BED domain-containing protein RICESLEEPER 2-like; this translates as MVLVEMSDGAKKWKCKWCGKLYTYDARWKSTSNGKKHLEACIQRKLRLKGNTDKDMVQYRLNIDGNSDDSTPSIATWTYNHARVREVVAHMTLGHEFPFYVMDGVIFNEFLREIYPWYKKITRQQVKFDCETFYEADRAKMKKPMSLINRISLTTDLWWSGEQKIGYMTVTGHFIDSKWLLHKRVLSFKNVPPPHSREVLCRELINVMDDWGIRDKVVSISVRLKRDYSGRRNLPVNGKLFHVRCCAHILNLLVQDGLDMIKEAVDKIRNGVKYLLNSETRCKSFKKFIDELQLEGKKQVLDTKTRDVWPRYAEENGAFLNFLPDANDWEDVHDICKFLDIFAGVTSIISGTSYPTANLFLAELYRVKVLLDKPTSISNNPQLQALANEMKVKYDKYWFESNTLISIGVVLDPRYDDFYWCMSLPMMKIA